In Deinococcus radiophilus, a single genomic region encodes these proteins:
- a CDS encoding response regulator transcription factor — translation MIRILLAEDQSLVLGALAALLSLEDDLEVVGTAADGEAAWQLARTLRPDVLVTDIEMPRLTGLELAAQVRTELTEVQVIIVTTFARAGYLRRALDAGARGYLLKDAPSHELADAVRQVHAGRRVINASLAEEVWDAQSPLTEREIQVLRCAEGAQSTAAIAQQLGLSEGTVRNYLSEAIGKLDAENRQDAARRAREKGWL, via the coding sequence ATGATCCGCATCCTGCTGGCAGAAGACCAATCGCTGGTGCTGGGTGCGCTGGCCGCACTCCTGTCTCTGGAAGACGATCTGGAGGTGGTGGGCACAGCTGCCGACGGCGAAGCGGCGTGGCAGCTGGCCCGGACACTGCGTCCGGATGTCCTGGTGACCGATATTGAGATGCCCCGCCTGACTGGACTGGAGCTGGCGGCGCAGGTGCGGACTGAACTGACGGAGGTGCAGGTCATCATCGTGACTACTTTTGCGCGGGCCGGGTATCTCCGCCGGGCACTGGACGCAGGTGCACGCGGCTACCTGCTCAAAGACGCGCCTTCGCACGAGCTGGCAGACGCCGTTCGCCAAGTTCATGCGGGGAGGCGGGTCATCAATGCCTCACTGGCCGAAGAGGTCTGGGACGCCCAGAGTCCCCTGACTGAGCGCGAAATTCAGGTGCTCCGCTGCGCCGAAGGTGCCCAGAGCACGGCGGCCATCGCCCAGCAGCTGGGTCTATCAGAGGGTACGGTCCGCAACTACCTGTCCGAAGCCATCGGCAAACTGGACGCCGAGAATCGCCAAGACGCGGCGCGGCGTGCCCGCGAGAAGGGCTGGCTGTAG
- a CDS encoding DUF475 domain-containing protein produces MQTFKQYFGFATLISVICLAVAAWDGYARGGHTATALIEALTIAVLLGILEVSLSFDNAVVNATVLRTMSEKWQRRFLTWGILIAVFGMRFIFPIVIVAVAAGMGLGDVVTQAFTNPDLYAEHLEDAHVAISAFGGTFLMMVFLKYFMDPDKDQHWLTGFEHRLARIGRLDTVQAIIVGVLLTLLVNYTVAPAEKYSALLAGFVGLLTYLAVDALGSLFEADNATEKAGAAGASAFLYLEVLDASFSLDGVIGAFALTKDIVLIAAGLTIGAIFVRSLTIMMVKKGTLEAYRFLEHGAHYGIGALATIMLLSMNREVHIPEVITGLIGAGFIGLAIWSSLRANRRDALN; encoded by the coding sequence ATGCAAACATTCAAACAATACTTCGGGTTCGCAACCCTGATCAGCGTGATCTGTCTGGCCGTGGCCGCCTGGGACGGGTACGCCCGCGGCGGTCATACAGCGACAGCCCTGATCGAAGCCCTGACGATTGCCGTGCTGCTGGGCATTCTGGAAGTTTCGCTGTCGTTCGACAACGCGGTGGTCAACGCCACGGTGCTGCGGACCATGTCCGAGAAGTGGCAGCGCCGCTTTCTGACCTGGGGCATCCTGATCGCTGTGTTCGGGATGCGCTTCATCTTCCCGATCGTGATCGTCGCTGTGGCGGCTGGCATGGGACTGGGCGACGTGGTCACGCAGGCCTTTACCAATCCTGACCTGTACGCCGAACACCTGGAAGACGCCCATGTCGCCATCAGCGCCTTCGGCGGCACTTTCCTCATGATGGTGTTCCTGAAATATTTTATGGACCCGGACAAGGATCAGCACTGGTTGACAGGCTTCGAGCACCGACTGGCGCGCATTGGCCGGCTGGATACCGTGCAGGCCATCATCGTCGGTGTACTGCTGACCCTGCTGGTCAACTACACCGTGGCCCCGGCCGAGAAATACTCCGCGCTGCTGGCCGGTTTCGTGGGCCTGCTGACCTATCTGGCGGTGGACGCCCTGGGCAGTCTGTTCGAGGCCGACAATGCCACCGAAAAAGCCGGAGCCGCGGGCGCTTCTGCCTTCCTGTACCTGGAAGTGCTGGACGCCTCGTTCTCGCTGGACGGTGTGATCGGTGCCTTTGCACTGACCAAAGACATCGTGCTGATCGCTGCCGGACTGACCATCGGGGCCATTTTCGTGCGGTCGCTGACGATCATGATGGTCAAGAAAGGCACCCTGGAGGCCTACCGCTTCTTGGAGCACGGCGCCCACTACGGCATCGGCGCCCTGGCGACCATCATGCTGCTCAGTATGAACCGGGAAGTTCACATCCCGGAAGTCATCACCGGTCTGATCGGTGCCGGCTTTATCGGCCTGGCCATTTGGAGCAGCCTGCGTGCCAACCGGCGTGATGCCCTGAACTGA
- a CDS encoding ring-cleaving dioxygenase, translated as MSQLQLTGIHHLTAVTSQIRENKRFYTDMLGLRMVKRTVNQDDTSAYHLFYADGVGNPGTDITFFDWPLAREQRGSRTVTRTGLRVRDLDSLNYWQGRLGELQVSHGDIRELDGRPTLDFEDTEGQRLRLVVDGGAGDTPAVWERSAVPAEHQLRGLGPITITVPDLRNTDLVLQKVLHMRPVRDYADPESADSTHRVHVYEMGAGGSPDKELHVAVRSDLPVARPGAGSVHHVAFRVPDEEQYHAWTEHLWRMGMQTSGEVDRYWFRSLYFREPNGVLFELATDGPGFGVDEDMDRLGETLILPPFLEQQRPQIEAGLKPID; from the coding sequence ATGAGCCAACTGCAACTCACCGGAATTCATCACCTGACCGCCGTGACATCTCAGATTCGGGAAAACAAGCGCTTTTACACCGATATGCTGGGCCTGCGGATGGTCAAGCGCACCGTGAACCAGGACGACACCAGCGCCTACCACCTCTTTTATGCCGATGGCGTCGGCAATCCTGGCACCGACATCACCTTTTTCGACTGGCCGCTGGCCCGCGAGCAGCGTGGCAGCCGCACCGTGACCCGCACTGGCCTGCGTGTCCGCGACCTGGACAGCCTGAACTACTGGCAGGGGCGGCTGGGCGAGTTGCAGGTCAGCCACGGCGACATCCGCGAACTGGACGGACGCCCCACCCTGGACTTCGAGGACACCGAAGGTCAGCGCCTGCGCCTGGTGGTGGACGGCGGCGCGGGTGACACCCCTGCCGTGTGGGAGCGCAGCGCCGTTCCCGCCGAGCATCAGCTGCGGGGGCTGGGACCCATCACCATCACCGTGCCGGACCTGCGGAACACCGATCTGGTACTGCAAAAGGTGCTGCACATGCGCCCGGTGCGCGATTACGCCGACCCCGAAAGTGCGGACAGCACCCACCGCGTTCACGTCTACGAAATGGGCGCGGGTGGCAGCCCCGACAAGGAACTGCATGTGGCGGTGCGCTCCGATCTGCCGGTGGCACGGCCTGGGGCGGGGAGTGTCCATCACGTCGCCTTCCGCGTGCCGGATGAGGAGCAGTATCACGCCTGGACCGAGCACCTCTGGCGGATGGGCATGCAGACCAGCGGCGAGGTAGACCGCTACTGGTTCCGCAGCCTATATTTCCGCGAGCCGAACGGCGTGCTGTTCGAACTGGCCACTGATGGCCCTGGCTTCGGCGTGGACGAGGACATGGACCGTTTAGGTGAAACCCTGATTCTGCCACCTTTCCTCGAACAACAGCGCCCACAGATCGAAGCGGGCCTGAAACCGATTGACTGA
- a CDS encoding VOC family protein: protein MTLQFCGIHHVSALSADIARNLDFYTRVLGLRLLKKTVNQDSPSMYHLFYGDGVGSPGSEMTFFDFPRAAREHRGSDSISLTAFRVTGTAALDFWETRLREHGVLVTARQLDGRRRLEFEDVDGTRLALVDDGGQGPRGLPWSGSDVPGEYQLRGLGFSGLTVSDPGPLRSLLEDGLMMTEVRQYLDGGHPVHVFQMGNQPESRNPAQELHVTLRPDLPRHRPGASSVHHIALRVKDQAELRGWMMHLSLLGYPNSGEVDRHWFRSVYVTAPGGLVVELATDGPGFGIDEDMDHPGESLILPPFLEPRRAEIEARLRPLT from the coding sequence ATGACCCTTCAGTTTTGCGGCATTCACCATGTCAGCGCCCTGAGCGCCGATATTGCCCGCAACCTCGACTTTTATACCCGCGTGCTGGGGCTGCGGCTGCTCAAGAAGACCGTGAATCAGGACTCGCCCAGCATGTACCACCTCTTTTACGGGGACGGCGTAGGAAGTCCCGGCAGCGAAATGACCTTTTTCGACTTTCCCCGCGCGGCCCGCGAACACCGGGGCAGCGATTCCATCAGCCTCACCGCCTTTCGGGTGACCGGCACTGCGGCGCTGGACTTCTGGGAGACGCGGCTGCGGGAGCATGGCGTGCTGGTGACCGCCCGTCAGCTGGATGGACGCAGGCGGCTGGAGTTTGAGGATGTGGACGGCACCCGGTTGGCACTTGTGGATGACGGCGGCCAGGGACCGCGCGGCCTGCCCTGGAGCGGCAGCGATGTGCCTGGCGAGTACCAGCTGCGTGGCCTGGGCTTCAGCGGCCTGACCGTGAGTGACCCAGGCCCACTGCGCAGCTTGCTGGAAGACGGTCTGATGATGACCGAAGTGCGCCAATACCTTGACGGCGGCCACCCGGTGCATGTCTTTCAGATGGGGAACCAACCGGAGAGCCGCAACCCAGCCCAGGAGCTACATGTCACGCTGCGCCCTGACCTTCCCCGCCACCGGCCTGGGGCGAGCAGCGTCCACCACATCGCCCTGCGGGTCAAGGATCAGGCCGAGCTGCGCGGCTGGATGATGCATCTGAGCCTCCTGGGGTACCCCAACAGCGGCGAGGTGGACCGTCACTGGTTCCGCTCGGTGTACGTGACGGCCCCTGGCGGTCTGGTCGTCGAACTGGCCACCGATGGCCCCGGTTTTGGCATAGACGAGGACATGGACCACCCGGGCGAAAGCCTGATTCTGCCGCCCTTTTTGGAACCGCGCCGCGCCGAGATTGAGGCGAGGCTGCGCCCGCTGACCTGA
- a CDS encoding sensor histidine kinase codes for MLRLLRRSGRPRRLVQLGWLIFLGFQVLTFFATSHSPGEWLLFWGTLGVFVTLYVAYYWREDGGERRDTQWALAAFWGTLTAAIVLGGVVGASATGLLIYGAFMVGYQPRLRLALGLVLGVYVLPLLGAVLWTREQWSGQEWGPGVVLGVTTLCAYLLFGAYSAHQEWRGRWAMRQLRAAQAEKERVAADAERERIARDLHDLLGHTLSVIVLKSELAARLTDQAPDRAAAEIREVERISREALGEVRAAVQGYRGSGFSAELARAKVALDTAGIRLNITAPLPELPEPLQSTLAMVLREAVTNVVRHSGATELRLTLESGSGGYRLMLHDDGSGELAPDGTGLSSMRERLRAMGGSLERTGGSGTRLVAWVPLEGHGEPGLDSGGVAYP; via the coding sequence ATGCTTAGGCTGCTCAGGCGAAGTGGTCGCCCCCGCCGCCTGGTGCAGCTGGGCTGGCTGATCTTTCTGGGGTTTCAGGTGCTCACCTTTTTCGCCACTTCTCACTCACCCGGAGAGTGGCTGCTGTTCTGGGGCACCCTGGGCGTGTTCGTGACGCTCTATGTGGCCTATTACTGGCGGGAAGACGGGGGCGAACGCCGCGACACCCAGTGGGCACTGGCGGCCTTCTGGGGCACCTTGACTGCGGCCATCGTGCTGGGCGGGGTGGTAGGAGCCAGTGCCACAGGCTTGCTGATCTACGGCGCCTTCATGGTGGGCTATCAGCCCCGGTTGCGGCTGGCGCTGGGCCTGGTGCTGGGCGTTTATGTCCTGCCGCTGTTGGGCGCCGTCCTGTGGACCCGTGAACAGTGGAGTGGCCAGGAGTGGGGGCCGGGCGTGGTGCTGGGAGTGACCACCCTCTGTGCCTATCTGCTGTTCGGCGCCTACAGCGCCCATCAGGAATGGCGGGGCCGCTGGGCCATGCGGCAGTTGCGGGCCGCGCAGGCCGAGAAAGAGCGCGTGGCTGCCGACGCCGAGCGTGAGCGCATCGCCCGCGACCTGCACGACCTGCTGGGGCATACCCTCAGTGTGATTGTGCTGAAGTCGGAGCTGGCCGCCCGCCTGACCGACCAGGCCCCGGACCGCGCCGCCGCCGAAATCCGTGAGGTGGAGCGGATTTCCCGTGAGGCGCTGGGCGAGGTGCGGGCTGCAGTGCAGGGTTACCGGGGCAGTGGCTTCAGTGCCGAACTGGCGCGCGCCAAGGTGGCCCTGGACACTGCCGGTATCCGGCTGAACATCACCGCACCGCTGCCCGAACTGCCCGAACCGCTGCAAAGCACCCTGGCGATGGTGCTGCGCGAGGCGGTGACCAACGTGGTGCGGCACTCTGGAGCCACCGAGCTTCGGCTGACCCTGGAGTCAGGGAGCGGGGGCTACCGGCTCATGCTACACGACGATGGCAGCGGCGAATTGGCCCCCGACGGCACCGGCCTAAGTTCAATGCGTGAAAGACTGCGGGCCATGGGTGGTTCACTCGAACGGACAGGTGGGAGCGGCACACGTCTGGTGGCCTGGGTGCCGCTGGAAGGACACGGCGAACCGGGGCTGGACAGTGGGGGGGTGGCTTATCCTTAG
- a CDS encoding alkaline phosphatase D family protein, which produces MTRPTAAHPLSRRAFLQAAAIVTGSGLLSLSSCAPALHLRYPENPFTLGIASGDPLADSVVLWTRLSLDPLGPTGAGLPGGPIDVTWEVAHDEAFRQVVQQGRSPATPERGYAVHAEVYGLEPHRVYYYRFHSGNATSPVGRTRTLPRAQDNVQELNLAFVSCSDYQNGYFGAYRALAQDELDLVVHLGDYIYEYGPNPEGVRQHSGPEIVTLEDYRRRYAQYHADPDLQAAHASAPWVVVWDDHEVENNYAAAIMEARASDEAPVSEADFLTRRAAAYQAYYENLPLRRSSLPKGADMGLYRRFSYGQLASFSMLDTRQYRTDQPCGDGFAPACAAVMDPNATLTGPQQERWLLEGLQASQARWNAIGQQVMMARYDWPFGEGVILNMDGWDGYHAARGRLLGFMAQGQVSNPVVLTGDIHSAWVHDLKADFLRPESATVGTELVTTSISADFPAQFVAPTAGGLKDNPHTRYFNGAQRGYARARITPDTWQTDFRVISDVKARDAAVSTDASWVIEHGRAGAQRA; this is translated from the coding sequence ATGACCAGGCCCACTGCCGCCCATCCACTGAGCCGCCGCGCCTTTTTGCAGGCGGCGGCCATCGTCACCGGCAGCGGCCTGCTCAGCCTGAGCAGCTGCGCCCCGGCGCTGCACCTGCGCTACCCGGAGAACCCCTTTACGCTGGGTATCGCCAGTGGTGACCCGCTGGCAGACAGCGTGGTGCTGTGGACCCGGCTGTCGCTTGACCCGCTGGGACCGACCGGGGCGGGCTTGCCCGGTGGGCCGATCGACGTGACCTGGGAAGTCGCCCACGACGAGGCGTTCCGTCAGGTGGTGCAGCAGGGCCGCTCCCCCGCCACACCTGAACGCGGCTACGCCGTTCATGCCGAGGTGTATGGCTTGGAGCCGCACCGCGTGTACTACTACCGCTTTCACTCCGGCAACGCGACCAGCCCGGTGGGACGGACCCGCACCCTGCCCCGCGCCCAGGACAACGTGCAGGAACTCAACCTGGCCTTCGTGTCGTGCTCGGATTATCAGAACGGCTACTTCGGGGCCTACCGCGCCCTGGCGCAAGACGAGCTGGACCTGGTGGTCCACTTGGGCGACTACATCTACGAGTACGGGCCCAACCCGGAAGGCGTCCGGCAGCACAGCGGCCCAGAAATCGTGACGCTGGAAGATTACCGCCGCCGTTACGCGCAGTATCACGCTGACCCTGACCTTCAGGCGGCCCACGCCTCGGCACCCTGGGTGGTGGTTTGGGACGACCATGAGGTAGAGAACAACTACGCGGCCGCGATCATGGAAGCCCGCGCCAGCGACGAAGCTCCCGTCAGTGAGGCCGACTTCTTGACCCGGCGCGCCGCCGCCTATCAGGCCTATTACGAGAATCTGCCGCTGCGCCGCTCCAGCCTGCCCAAGGGGGCAGACATGGGGCTGTACCGCCGCTTCAGCTACGGACAGCTGGCCAGCTTCTCCATGCTGGACACCCGGCAGTACCGCACCGACCAGCCGTGCGGCGACGGCTTCGCACCCGCGTGCGCCGCCGTTATGGACCCCAACGCCACCCTGACCGGCCCGCAGCAGGAGCGCTGGCTACTGGAGGGCCTGCAGGCGTCACAGGCCCGCTGGAACGCCATCGGCCAGCAGGTGATGATGGCCCGTTACGACTGGCCTTTCGGCGAGGGTGTCATCCTCAACATGGACGGGTGGGACGGCTACCACGCCGCACGCGGGCGGCTGCTGGGCTTCATGGCGCAGGGGCAGGTCAGCAATCCAGTGGTGCTGACCGGGGATATCCATTCGGCCTGGGTGCATGACCTGAAAGCTGACTTTCTGCGGCCCGAATCGGCCACGGTGGGCACCGAACTGGTCACCACGTCCATCAGCGCGGACTTTCCGGCGCAGTTCGTGGCGCCCACGGCAGGTGGCCTGAAGGACAACCCGCACACCCGCTACTTCAACGGTGCACAGCGGGGCTACGCCCGCGCCCGCATCACCCCAGACACCTGGCAAACCGACTTCCGGGTGATCAGCGACGTGAAGGCGCGGGACGCCGCAGTCAGCACCGACGCCAGCTGGGTCATTGAGCACGGGCGAGCCGGGGCGCAGCGGGCCTGA
- a CDS encoding helix-turn-helix transcriptional regulator, whose protein sequence is MNQKEQLRLLILAVLGRQPEHGYAIAQAIKLRSEGVLSAREGSLYPTLHLLEKEGLVQSSEVEASGRVRREYRITEQGREALQSATGTWEHQVRAVGAVLGSAS, encoded by the coding sequence ATGAACCAGAAAGAGCAATTACGGCTCCTGATTCTGGCGGTCCTGGGCCGTCAGCCGGAACATGGCTACGCCATTGCCCAGGCCATCAAGCTCCGCTCCGAAGGGGTTCTGAGCGCCCGCGAGGGCAGCCTTTATCCCACGCTGCATTTGCTGGAAAAAGAAGGCCTGGTGCAGAGCAGTGAAGTGGAGGCCTCTGGACGGGTGCGGCGGGAATACCGCATCACCGAGCAGGGCCGCGAAGCCCTCCAGTCGGCCACCGGGACGTGGGAACATCAGGTACGTGCGGTCGGGGCGGTGCTGGGCAGTGCATCATGA
- a CDS encoding TerD family protein: MAISLEKGQQISLTKAAGPSLSTVRMGLGWDAAQAPKKSGFLGGLFGGGGAASIDLDANALLFDAQGGLVDVVWFSQLQSKDGTVRHSGDNRTGAGDGDDETITVDLARLPANVVAVMFTVNNFTGQGFGQVANAYCRLVNVQGEQEIARYNLSAQGDHSALIMAALKRSGSDWTMTAIGAPSRGRTYQENLPDIRPHL, from the coding sequence ATGGCCATTTCACTGGAAAAAGGGCAACAGATCAGCTTGACCAAGGCGGCGGGGCCGTCACTGAGTACCGTACGCATGGGCCTGGGCTGGGACGCCGCGCAGGCTCCCAAGAAGAGCGGCTTTCTGGGCGGCCTGTTCGGCGGTGGCGGCGCCGCCAGCATCGACCTCGACGCCAACGCGCTGCTGTTTGACGCCCAGGGCGGCCTGGTGGACGTGGTGTGGTTCAGCCAGCTGCAAAGCAAGGACGGCACGGTGCGCCACAGCGGCGACAACCGCACCGGCGCTGGGGACGGTGACGACGAGACCATCACGGTGGACCTCGCACGGCTGCCGGCCAACGTCGTGGCCGTGATGTTCACGGTCAACAATTTCACCGGCCAGGGCTTCGGGCAGGTGGCGAATGCCTACTGCCGACTGGTCAACGTCCAGGGCGAGCAGGAGATCGCGCGCTACAACCTCTCGGCGCAGGGCGACCACAGCGCCCTGATCATGGCGGCACTCAAGCGCAGTGGCAGCGACTGGACCATGACCGCCATCGGTGCCCCCAGCCGTGGACGCACCTATCAGGAAAACCTGCCTGACATCCGCCCACACCTGTAA
- a CDS encoding MarR family winged helix-turn-helix transcriptional regulator has protein sequence MGRLSETETAAWRGFLSVHGRVWKQLDAELQQAFGLGLPAYESLLTLEEQGELRMTELAQRLRFSSGGLTRLTDRLEKEGLVQRVRCDTDGRSFQVSLTGPGKHQLQRMHVVHLRGVREQFLSHLDDTEQALLGRIWGRMEGGGA, from the coding sequence ATGGGCCGCCTCTCTGAAACGGAAACAGCGGCCTGGCGCGGCTTTCTGAGCGTGCATGGTCGGGTCTGGAAACAGCTGGACGCCGAGTTGCAACAGGCGTTCGGCTTGGGTCTGCCGGCTTATGAGTCGCTGCTGACCCTCGAAGAACAGGGCGAACTGCGCATGACCGAGCTGGCCCAGCGCCTGCGCTTCAGCTCCGGCGGGCTGACGCGGCTGACCGACCGCCTGGAAAAAGAAGGCCTGGTCCAGCGGGTCCGCTGTGACACCGATGGCCGCAGCTTTCAGGTCAGCCTGACAGGTCCAGGCAAGCACCAACTGCAGCGGATGCACGTCGTTCATCTGCGTGGGGTCCGCGAACAGTTCCTAAGCCATCTGGATGACACCGAGCAGGCCTTGCTGGGCCGCATCTGGGGGCGGATGGAAGGCGGCGGGGCATGA
- a CDS encoding TerD family protein, which translates to MALSLQKGGNISLTKQDANLERITLGLGWDPRSTDGQAFDLDASAFLLTAAGRVRGDHDFVFYNQLRSAEGSVEHTGDNRTGEGDGDDETIRINLSEVPAEIEKIVVVVTIDQAEARRQNFGQVSGAFIRTVNEDTGLELTRYDLGEDFSTETAVIFGEVYRYGGEWKFRAVGQGYQGGLGAAARNYGVDVG; encoded by the coding sequence ATGGCGCTTTCGCTGCAAAAAGGCGGCAACATCTCCCTGACCAAGCAGGATGCCAACTTGGAACGCATCACCCTGGGGTTGGGCTGGGACCCCCGCTCGACCGACGGCCAGGCCTTCGACCTCGACGCGTCGGCCTTTTTGCTGACTGCAGCGGGCCGGGTCCGGGGGGATCATGACTTCGTCTTTTATAACCAGTTGCGCTCGGCTGAGGGCAGCGTGGAACACACCGGTGACAACCGCACGGGTGAGGGCGACGGCGACGATGAAACCATCCGGATCAACCTGAGCGAAGTGCCTGCCGAGATTGAAAAAATCGTCGTGGTGGTCACGATTGATCAGGCTGAGGCCCGCCGCCAGAACTTCGGGCAGGTCAGTGGCGCCTTTATCCGCACCGTGAACGAGGACACCGGCCTGGAACTGACCCGCTACGATCTGGGCGAAGATTTCAGCACCGAGACCGCCGTGATTTTCGGTGAGGTGTACCGCTACGGCGGCGAGTGGAAGTTCCGCGCCGTGGGCCAGGGCTATCAGGGCGGCCTGGGCGCGGCTGCACGTAACTACGGCGTAGATGTCGGCTAG
- a CDS encoding ABC transporter permease translates to MTQTIPTPAAASARPPFWSALAQLTLAESRRLTREPMFLLGTVGFPVLFYSLFGLPRDGMPLEFSRTALLNLAAFSLISLSLFSFGVNVADERKVGWLRLLRASPMPLPTYILAKVLAAWLYGGAAVALLMTFAGVVGGVWLGWGASVEALLKLLLGATPLVALGLALGFLVRPAAAVVVANVASLLLVFASGLAMPLEMLPAFLSRVAPVLPTYHLGVVARSAVGSGANEGLSWLVLLSYTLLFAVIAAVAMRRDEARE, encoded by the coding sequence ATGACCCAGACCATTCCCACTCCCGCCGCCGCCTCTGCCCGCCCGCCGTTCTGGTCTGCCCTGGCCCAACTGACCCTGGCCGAGAGCCGCCGCCTGACCCGCGAGCCGATGTTCCTGCTGGGTACGGTGGGCTTTCCGGTGCTGTTCTACTCGCTGTTCGGCCTGCCCCGTGATGGCATGCCGTTAGAGTTCAGCCGCACAGCTCTGCTGAACCTGGCCGCCTTTTCCCTGATCTCCTTGTCCCTGTTCTCCTTCGGTGTCAATGTGGCCGACGAGCGCAAGGTGGGCTGGTTGCGGCTGCTGCGCGCCTCGCCGATGCCGCTGCCCACCTACATCCTGGCCAAAGTGCTGGCCGCCTGGCTGTACGGCGGCGCGGCCGTGGCGCTGCTGATGACCTTTGCTGGCGTGGTGGGTGGGGTCTGGCTGGGCTGGGGTGCGTCGGTGGAGGCCCTGCTCAAATTGCTGCTGGGCGCTACGCCGCTGGTCGCATTGGGACTGGCGCTGGGCTTTCTGGTGCGCCCGGCAGCGGCGGTTGTGGTGGCGAACGTCGCCAGTCTGCTGCTGGTGTTCGCGTCAGGTCTGGCCATGCCGCTGGAAATGTTGCCTGCCTTCCTGAGCCGGGTGGCCCCGGTGCTGCCTACCTACCACCTGGGTGTGGTGGCCCGCTCTGCAGTCGGCAGCGGCGCGAATGAAGGCCTCAGCTGGCTGGTGCTGCTGAGCTACACGCTGCTGTTCGCGGTGATTGCCGCAGTTGCCATGCGCCGTGACGAAGCGCGAGAATAA
- a CDS encoding ABC transporter ATP-binding protein encodes MNATELRGVTKTFGQVTALRECSLTLRPGELTALLGPNGAGKTTAISLLLGLAAPTAGQVRVLGHDPRGGAARTRIGSMPQESALPGGLTVCETLRLVASFYPAPLPLSQVLALVGLSELAGRRAGQLSGGQKRRLAFALALVGNPELLLIDEPTTGMDAQSRALFWDAVQQLRDQGRTLLLTTHYLEEAERTADRVVVMTAGRVVADGTPDQLRASVGGARVRLRCDLVLAELQALPLVTQASTDHAGCAELHTQHPEALLAELYARRISFSELEVTRSTLEDAYLQLTA; translated from the coding sequence ATGAACGCAACCGAACTGCGAGGCGTCACCAAAACCTTTGGCCAGGTGACCGCGCTGCGTGAGTGCTCGCTGACGCTGCGCCCCGGCGAACTGACCGCGCTGCTGGGGCCAAATGGAGCGGGCAAGACCACGGCTATTTCGCTGCTGCTGGGGCTGGCTGCGCCCACTGCGGGCCAGGTGCGGGTGCTGGGCCATGACCCACGGGGCGGGGCAGCGCGCACCCGCATCGGGTCGATGCCGCAGGAAAGCGCGCTGCCCGGTGGCTTGACCGTCTGTGAAACGCTGCGTCTGGTGGCCAGCTTTTACCCTGCGCCGCTGCCACTTTCGCAGGTACTGGCGCTAGTGGGCCTGTCCGAGCTGGCGGGCCGCCGGGCGGGCCAGCTCTCAGGCGGGCAGAAACGGCGCCTGGCTTTTGCGCTGGCGCTGGTAGGTAACCCGGAGCTGCTCTTGATTGATGAACCCACCACCGGCATGGATGCGCAGAGCCGCGCTCTGTTCTGGGACGCCGTGCAGCAGCTCCGAGATCAGGGACGGACCCTGCTGCTGACCACCCACTACCTCGAAGAAGCCGAGCGGACCGCTGACCGGGTGGTGGTGATGACCGCCGGGCGGGTGGTGGCCGACGGCACTCCCGATCAGCTGCGTGCCAGTGTAGGCGGCGCCCGCGTGCGGCTGCGCTGTGATCTGGTGCTGGCTGAACTGCAGGCATTGCCCTTGGTGACCCAGGCCAGCACTGATCACGCAGGCTGCGCTGAGCTGCACACCCAGCACCCGGAAGCCCTACTGGCCGAGCTGTATGCCCGCCGAATTTCCTTCAGCGAGCTGGAAGTGACCCGCTCCACCCTGGAAGACGCCTACTTACAGCTCACGGCCTGA
- a CDS encoding VOC family protein — translation MTTPVSGIHHLTGITADAQANVDFYVGLLGLRLVKRTVNHSDAQTLHLAYGDALGRPGSVLTFFAWPDTAQGRRGVGQATAIGLLASLGSLGDWMTWLLGQGVTRSGAATPPGFLCMIPTAYRSGWSSCRTPQRDGPGTAPRCRPTCSCAASTTPSSGPRTSLPQRSCWSSIWASGAARKWTAC, via the coding sequence ATGACCACCCCTGTCTCTGGCATTCATCACCTCACCGGCATCACCGCCGATGCCCAGGCGAACGTGGACTTTTATGTGGGCCTGCTGGGGCTGCGGCTGGTGAAACGCACGGTCAACCACAGCGACGCCCAGACGTTGCACCTGGCCTACGGTGACGCCCTGGGCCGCCCCGGCAGCGTGCTGACGTTCTTCGCCTGGCCGGATACCGCGCAGGGACGGCGCGGCGTGGGACAGGCGACCGCCATCGGCCTGCTCGCCAGCCTGGGCTCGCTGGGCGACTGGATGACCTGGCTGCTGGGCCAGGGGGTCACCCGGAGCGGCGCGGCGACTCCACCTGGCTTTCTCTGCATGATCCCGACGGCCTACCGGTCCGGCTGGTCTTCGTGCCGGACGCCCCAACGGGACGGCCCTGGGACGGCTCCACGCTGCCGGCCCACATGCAGCTGCGCGGCATCCACCACACCGAGTTCTGGTCCGAGGACGTCTCTGCCACAGCGTAGCTGTTGGAGCAGCATCTGGGCTTCCGGCGCGGCGAGGAAGTGGACGGCCTGCTGA